One stretch of Jiangella gansuensis DSM 44835 DNA includes these proteins:
- a CDS encoding dipeptidase has translation MQRPGVRYRGYRSFDYLEPHTDFRVFDLAPEIGRVPAYDLGLDEEQTRRVTDILGREHVISLHEHPKILTTDPSLLKEYNGTGRNAFGFEGIARSGMTAFFDNFMNGTNCVTSEHGWKWNDVIFDLGLRFADVAQQDHVVLARTVADLEKAKEEGRIALVAGLEAATMIENELDRLDILYGLGVRQMGIAYSMANQLGAGLAEPQDGGLTMFGGRAVERMNALGIAIDISHSSDRTSRDVIERSAVPVFITHAGARAVWPTNRMKPDDVIVACAERGGVIGIEAAPHTTLSAEHPEHSLESVMDHFQYCVDLVGIDHVAFGPDTNFGDHVGLHDSFTGHLTIASAHGHVDHPRVPYVAGVENPAENFTNIVGWLVKHGWSDEDISKVIGLNILRVLKEVW, from the coding sequence ATGCAGAGACCAGGCGTGCGCTACCGGGGCTACCGCAGTTTCGACTACCTCGAACCGCACACCGACTTCCGCGTCTTCGACCTCGCCCCCGAGATCGGCCGCGTGCCCGCGTACGACCTCGGGCTGGACGAGGAGCAGACACGGCGAGTGACCGACATCCTGGGCCGCGAGCACGTGATCTCCCTGCACGAGCACCCGAAGATCCTCACCACGGACCCGTCCCTGCTGAAGGAGTACAACGGCACCGGGCGCAACGCGTTCGGGTTCGAGGGCATCGCGCGGTCGGGGATGACCGCGTTCTTCGACAACTTCATGAACGGCACCAACTGTGTGACGTCCGAACACGGCTGGAAGTGGAACGACGTCATCTTCGACCTTGGCCTGCGTTTCGCGGATGTCGCGCAGCAGGACCACGTCGTGCTCGCGCGCACCGTCGCCGACCTCGAGAAGGCCAAGGAGGAGGGCCGGATCGCGCTGGTCGCGGGGCTCGAAGCCGCCACGATGATCGAGAACGAGCTCGACCGGCTCGACATCCTCTACGGCCTCGGTGTGCGGCAGATGGGCATCGCGTACTCCATGGCCAACCAGCTCGGCGCCGGTCTCGCCGAGCCGCAGGACGGTGGGCTCACCATGTTCGGCGGCCGCGCCGTCGAGCGGATGAACGCCCTCGGCATCGCGATCGACATCTCGCACTCGTCCGACCGCACCAGCCGTGACGTCATCGAGCGCTCCGCCGTCCCGGTGTTCATCACCCACGCCGGCGCCCGGGCGGTCTGGCCCACCAACCGCATGAAGCCCGACGACGTCATCGTCGCCTGCGCCGAGCGCGGCGGGGTCATCGGCATCGAGGCAGCACCGCACACCACGCTCTCGGCCGAACACCCCGAACACTCGCTGGAGTCGGTCATGGACCACTTCCAGTACTGCGTCGACCTGGTCGGCATCGACCACGTCGCGTTCGGCCCGGACACCAACTTCGGCGATCACGTCGGGCTGCACGACTCCTTCACCGGTCATCTCACCATCGCCAGCGCGCACGGGCACGTGGACCATCCGCGGGTCCCGTACGTCGCCGGGGTGGAGAACCCGGCGGAGAACTTCACCAACATCGTCGGCTGGCTGGTCAAGCACGGCTGGTCCGACGAGGACATCAGCAAGGTGATCGGTCTCAACATCCTGCGCGTACTCAAGGAGGTCTGGTGA